In Psychrobacter ciconiae, the genomic window CGCCGCCAAAAACACCTGCGGCAAATGGGTAAAGCGCTTCATAAACGGGTAAATAAACGCCAATACCACCGCAGCAAGTGACCAATAAAACACAGAAATGGGCAAAAACAGCAGCAAACTTGCGCTTAATATCACCAAAACGATAAATGCAGCAACGGCTTCACGACCTGTCAGCCTGCCATCAGCAAGCGGTCGACCTTTAGTGCGGCTGACATGACCATCAACGCGTCTATCGGCAAAATCATTAATGGCACAGCCTGCCGCCCGCATCAAAATTGCCCCAAGCGCAAAAATAACCAACATCTTAAGGCTTGGTAGTGCTGCGATTTTGCCCGAACTTTTTGCAGCACTCATTGCGGCAAACATCACGCCCCAAAGCGTCGGCCAAAGCAGCAGCTCAATGCCAACGGGCTTATCAAAGCGGGTTAATTGAGCATAAGCAAAAAGTTTTTCTTTTAAGGTTAAGGTCATCATCTCACTGCTGTTTTTTTATTGTTTGAGCCATCAAGCGACTGCCACAATTGGCTGGCTTCAAGCAAGCTTAATTCGGGATATTGCTGCCTGAGCGCTTTGATGGCGGCAGGTTTACTTTTATTTTGCGCCATTTGATTTTGTAAAAAGGCGCGCTGCTCGTTTGGGTCACGCTTTAGCAGCAATTGCGCTTTCAGCTTTTTATTCTCTATTCGTAGCGCAATGTTCATGA contains:
- the ubiA gene encoding 4-hydroxybenzoate octaprenyltransferase, with protein sequence MTLTLKEKLFAYAQLTRFDKPVGIELLLWPTLWGVMFAAMSAAKSSGKIAALPSLKMLVIFALGAILMRAAGCAINDFADRRVDGHVSRTKGRPLADGRLTGREAVAAFIVLVILSASLLLFLPISVFYWSLAAVVLAFIYPFMKRFTHLPQVFLAAAFGWAIPMAFVAVTGTTNLWCWLLFLAYMCWTVAYDTQYAMADRDDDLKIGVKSTAILFGRQDVLIIALLQSLFLLIMGIVFWHYFAPTALGIIPVFGLALVAMMFAKQNKACLTRQPKACFQAFLANIWVGRFVFLLTLISCIAASLL